ATTTTCACACTAATTAGTAGTTCTAAGGCGAGAGCTACTGAAACAAAAATAGCCAGAATGAAAACCGTTTCCGAATTAGTGTATGAGAATGAAATTGAGAATCTTAGTGAGTTAAAAAAGTATACGGTGAGGTTAGCAAATGATATACATGAATATACATATCGACCAAGTGACCCTGTTGAATTAATGAAAATTGTTGGGGATCCAAAAAAGTATAATCAACGAATAAAAGTATTGGCAAGGAATATTCAAGAGGATATAGCGATGATTGATTTCTCACTATCAGTAACAACTAATAATAAGTTTAAAGATGAAGTGTTCTCTAATGCTGATGAACTTTTAAAAATTGCAAAAACAATTTTGGCCATTGATGATGATAAAGAAAAAGCGTACTTAGAGCAAATAAAGTTAAAAGAGAAAAATAGAAAATTCTTAGCTTCTGTTAATAATTATGTAGATGAACAACTAAGATTATTGCCAGCCATGATTAATAGCTTTAAATAGATGGAAAAGATGAAATGGGGAGAAAAAGTAGTTGAAGAGATATATCGTTTCAAGAATCATGAACAAAAATTACCAGCAATAGATGTTCAACTTGTAGCTTGGAAGTCAGGAAAAGTAGGATTAAAGATTACAAATTATATAGGCAATCCTATACATTATGAAACCAAAATTATCTCTTTCTATAATAAAACCGGTGTTTATAATACATTTACTTTTATAATTCCTAAACTTGATTGTCTATTTACAACATTAAATAAAATCCGACCATTTAAAAAGGAGGCAGTGTATAATCCTAAAATTCTTAAAAATCAAGATACTGTTATTATTAGTATGCTTAAAAATAATGAAAGATTTAGAGAAGAAAATCCATTTAGAATTCCAGCATCATTAGATACAGCCTATGCTAATACCTCTAATAATAAAATTACAAGTGATTTTCGCAGAATTCTTTTGTTAAAAGATTCTACAAGTGGTAATACATACGTTTATATATTATCATTACATAATCAACGTTTTGTTTTGATAAAACGAAAGTACGGAATAATGATGTATGCAAAACCACTTATTTTTACGAATAAAGAATCTAAAAACGTTGAAATATACGATGTAAAAAGTTTGATAGATAAAAGCAAGAATATTGATGAATCAGCATTAGAATATTAAATGCAAACACAGGTCGTAACTTTAGATGTCTTAAAACCAATCGGGACCACTGTTGACCTATCCGATAGTTTTAATGCTCGAGTAGGGGACAAGATGACTCCCTTTCAATTATTTATTACTGAAGGTGGTGTGGCCAAAGATCTTAAGGGAATACATCCGGAACTAGAAGCCGAAGTCGGCAATGGTGCTTTACGTAATGGCGTAGCAGTCATGGCCGCTGGTGCTAAGGGCGTTCACTGGGTCGGTAGTACCAATAATGTCACTGGCTATAATCAATTAACCTTAGCTTTCCCAGCCGAAGTATTTCCCCAATCCGGTTTCTGCTACGGTCATTTAATCCTAGCCAATGACGCCGGCGTCCGCGAAACATCCGTTGACATCTGGTTCCAAGTCCTTGATGGCACACCATTAATGGGACTAGTTGCGGATCATTATGATTCAGAATTGCAACTGGAATTAGCAAAGGCAAAGAATGCTAATGACCAGTTTTCTCAGGAAATGCGAAAAACGTATGGCTTGGAAGTAACGGCAGCTGAAAATGCCTTAATTCAAGCTACAAATCACCTAAATAGTCTTGCAGCTACTGCCGGTGATATTGAAGCAAAAATTAAGGCAAATGATATTGCAACGAAAACCGAACTGGCGAATACTCAGCGTGATATTACAACCACCTTAGCACAAGTAGCTATTAATCCAGAAGCTTTTGATACGTTATCCGCACTACAACAAACATATCCTAATGGGAAGGCTGGATTGTTTATAGTTGCTGAAAATGATCATAAGTATATGTATATTGATCATACATGGAAGGATTGTGGCCCCTTTGTTGGTGCTGGTCTTTTAGATAAAAGTGTTAATGTTAATAAGTTAAGTCAAGTCCTTCAAGATTCATTAGTCCCAACTGTTGAAGAAGTACCGATTACTGGGCAATGGAGTGGCTACGTTTCAATTCAGACAGGACATAATGTTGACAATGATGATACTTATTATTCTGATGCTATTCCGGTAACACCAGGAGAGGTTTATTTAGTCAATGGAACGACATACTTTGATGCTCGAACAGTTATTTTATGGGACACTAAGGAAAATATCGTTGGATACTTTCCACAGTCTTTAACGGATAAAGAACTTGATTCAAAGCAAGCGTTTATATTTGCTATTCCGCAAGGCGCTATAACTATGTATATCAACACTAAAAAGGGGAATGGTAATGAACGCCATCTTTACAAAGTAAAGAATTTTGATCGAGTTCAAGATGCCACAACAGATTTTGTTTCATCTGTTGTTAATGGTAAGCAGGCAAAATGTCAGCCGGTAAAATTGACTAAATGTAATAATGATGGTTATTGGCAGTATCAATACGGTTATTACCAATACGATACTGATGGAACAACGAAGGTAGTCGGGTACAATCAAATTTCTATTAAACCGTTTGAAACCTATCGAATTAAGGGTAACTCCTACTTCGAAGCTAATCTATATAATATCTATGATTATGCAGGTCGATTGATTGAAAGTTTTCCTAATAATAATTTAGATGCGCAATTCTATGATCAAACTTTTACCGTTCCTTATAATGGTGCTTTCCTGAAAGTTAACCAGCACAAAGATGGCCCTGAGGTTGCCTTAGAAAAAGTAATCGAATGGCACGATAAATCACCAATTGCTGGTAAGAAATGGGTTGCCATTGGTGATAGTTGGACGGCTGCCAACACTTTAGGGAATACAGTAGCTAATTACACTAATTATGTGGCAGATCGGCTAGGTGTAACTATGGTTAACGCTGGTGTTGGTGGTACTGGCTATGTCGCTCAAAATGGTAACTATGGAGATCAATTCTATAATCGACAAATTCCTGCTGATGGTGATGCTTATACAATCCTTGGAAGTTTTAATGATGTATTCGTTGATGGCTTTAAATTCGGTGATGTTCGCGATACAGATAAATTAACTCTCTGGGGTGGTATGAAAGCTACACTAGACCACATCTGGTCAATTAAAGATGATGCAGCAGTTGGCATCATCGCTCCCGGGCCTTGGGGTGCATTCAATCCTCAAAATGAAAATAACTGGGATAAACTCAATATGAAAGCTAGTGAGATTGGGGAACAGTATGTGGCTACAATGAAGAAGTTTTCAGATTACTACTCATTGCCATTCCTTGATTTGTATCATCAATCGGGATTACGGCCGTGGGATCCTAGCTTTGTAGCAAAGTATTATCATGGTACAAGTGACACTGATAGTACGCATCCTAATACCAATGGTCATCGGATTTTTGCACCGAAAATCATAGATTATCTCAGTAAATTATTTAACTAAATGGGAGAAACTAATAATCTCAAATATATTGAAGAAACATCGCCACAAGCATTGATTGACGTGCTTAATTTCGATTTTGAGCAGACGGCCAATCACTATAATTCTTTCTGCCAGCTCATCAATGACCGGTTAGCGATTCGTAATTCATTGCATTACAATCACAGCTCAATTGATCCTGATTTCAATCGCAGAACTCGACTTGACTTGATAAAAAATATCCGTGATTTGAACCAGGCCTTTAATAAGCTCGCAAGTCTGCTTAATCAATCGCCATTCAGAAAGGTAGATAAAGGGCGGATTATTCCTTATGACTTCACTGCTTGGATTGATGTCGGCATTAAACTAACGAAAGAGCAAATCAACGACTACATCAAGCAAGTCGAAAACGTCCTAAAAGAATTATTTGATTTCAAAATAAAATATCGTCTTAACGACTAATTGATGACACCTCATAAAGAGACAACTAAGGAGCCGATTGGAGACATTATTCTCTGGCCAACAATGCAAAGCGAATGGTCTAAGAATTCGACCTTTCAATTGACTTTCTCAGTATTTGACTATGATTCAGCATTGTATGATCCGCTAGATGTTGAAAGTTCGATTGTGCTTGAGGGACAGGAATATATCGTAAAAAATTGTGTTGAAAACTTTGATACGAACACGAAAAATATCACTGCCTGGCATGTCTATAATGAGATTAGTCGAATTTATAAACGAAGTGACCTTACCTTGAATAACAATCAGGATAGTAATGCTAGTAAGGATCAGTCTTATGGAGTTGAGGACTTACTAAAGGCATGGATTGATGGCAATAAGCTAGGCTTTAGCTATGAAGTTCATGGTAATTTTGATAAACAATCAACTCCTAAGTTTGATAGTGGCAGTGGTAAAGAGATGCTTAGTAAGATTACTGAGTTATGGCCAAGTGCAGTTATATATCCAGACAACAAGAAGATACGGGTGTATTCAGAAGATGAGTTCTATAAGGATAATGGTCGAGTGATTGATTTTCCGAGGGATGCAAAGTCAGTTAAAACTACTCGGGACAGTCAATCAATTATTAACATGATTCGTTGTGTTGGTGGTAAGCATGAGGTTCAGCACACTGTTTATACCGGAACAGGTGGAACTAATGCTAATGGGCCAACTGAGCCAGTTAATGGTGATTGGACACCAGTTATTCAGTATGCTGCTAGCCTTTATGGAATAAAGCCAAATGATCAGCAGCTTAATGTTTTACGGGCACAAATTCGTTTGGAATCGGGCGGTCGGGAAGATGCTCAACAGCCTGGAGCTGATCCAGATGGTGATGGCTCTGGTCCGGCACTTGGGTTACTTCAATTTAAACAACGAACTTTTAATTATTATTGTCGAGAACCGTATACTAATGTTAAATGTGGCTTTGATACGTTAGTTACGTTCTTCAATATTCCTAATGCGCTAGGACAAATTAATGGTGTTACTGGTTGGAGTCCTCATGGTGCCCCAATCACGAAAGATAAATTGATCATTTCACCACCTAATCCGTGGGGATGGCCTTTTCCAGATGTTGGAGAAGGTCATTTTTCATTGGGGCAAACTTTTGGAACACACCCTCAAGATGGAGTAGGGCGAACTAATGGTTTTCACGATGGCCTTGATTTTGGTTCTGTCGATCATCCTGGACGCGATGTTCATGCGATTCATGGTGGAAAAGTCCAGGATATTGGATACATTGCTGGACTGGAAAACTATATAACTATTGTGTCGAATGATTATTTAATTTGCTACCAGGAAGCATTTTTGAATCGAGGAGATATTACTGTTCAAGTTGGGCAAGAAGTTAAAACGGGGGATGTCATTGGCCACCGTGATACTAGCCATCTTCATATCGGAATTACTAAGCAAAAGAATTTAATGACTGCATTGAAAAGTGCCTGGTCAAATGATGGAACCTGGCTTGATCCCTTACAAGTTATACGTGATGGTATCGGTGGTAAAGAAACTAATGATACTGTCGGGAATGATACAACTACAGAATCACAAGAAGAGTATTACTTCCAACCGTTTATGGTAGTTGATCAAAAGTCAATTGACGAATGGGGAGAACATCCTGGGCCTGATCTTGTTGATGAAAGATTTCAAGATGCAGATGCAATGCGTAAATATGCCTTAACTACTCTTAAACCTGATCCAGATTTAAATATTGAAGTCACGCTTCAGGGGAATTCATTTGTACCTGTTGCCGGTGAAATTCTAAGGGTGCTTGCGCGTGATAAATATTCAGGTAGTTATAAGACCGTTGGCTATACGATTTATCCGGAAGCTAAGGGACAAGATAATCAGATTACGTTAAATAATTCAAAAACGACTATTTTAGATTATCAAAACCAGAAAGCTAAACGTCTGCAGGAAGCTCTTGAAGAACAACGACTTCGGATTAGTGGATTAGCAAATAGCATGGATCAGCAATCCAAGTCATTAACGCAAGTCGTGAATGATAAGAAAGAGACGGATAAGAATATGGAAGCAGTAGACCAGAATATTTACTGGATGCAAAATGGTCAGCATAATTTAGTAACTACGATGACCGGCGGAACTGCTTCCAGCGAAAAATATAATGACAGTCCAGTACTTGAGGTAGAGCAAGGCACTCTCAGAAGCAATGAATTTAACCTCAACGGTGCCTCCTCCATCTCAAGTTGTCTCATGGCTAAGTTAAACGCGACTGATAATTCAATTTACGCCACTACTTATGTCGAGTTCCTAAAAAGCGATGGTAGTTCTGCTGGCAAGTCGAATGTTGTCTATATCGTCAATAACGGCGCTTGGCAATCCGCCGGCACAGTCAATATTAAGATTCCAGCCGGAACTACTAAAGGAAGATTAATTTTCGATGTTTCCGGATCTGGTAAGGCATACGTATCACGGGCTCAAGTAAATCTAGGTTATAGAGTGACGGATTGGGGAAGTTTGAAGTGAGTGGTCGTAATCGCTGTAAACATTCTTTACATTAAAATCGATGATCAAAAAGAAGTGGCCAGCACAGATATTACTGACCACTTAACTTTTCTTGGCTTAACTGAATCGCCTAGTATTGTTAATAATTACCGTGATGATTCCCAACAAGATGGTCAAATTTGGAGTTATTCCCGTTATGGCCAAACGACGATCACCGCTAAGTTCTTATTACAGTTCTTTGATCGAAAAGACTTTAAGATGGCAAAGCATGAGATTTATCGTGTCTTTGCACAAAAAGGAATCTTTAGGTTAAGAACAGGAGTTGAGCCGGATATTGTCCGTTACTGTCGGGCTAGTTCTTTTGAGATTAAAAGCGAACCAGAAGAAGTTAACTATTGTACGTTTGAAGTGCCTTTCGAAAATCCTAGTGGGATGCGATTTAGTAAATTGCATACGGATGAGATGAAAGATGAGGATTTCTCAGACTTGAATATGAACATGGATGAGGAAACTCCTTCATACCATTTCAAAGGCCAGAATAAGTTTTCTATCCTTAATGATAGTGATATTACAATCGATCCTGTTGAACAGCGTCATGATCTAAAAATTACTATTAAGCATAATGGTGGAAAATTCACGGTAAAGAATACAACTACTAATACTTCTTGGACGTACAATCAAAATCTATCTGGAAACGATACTCTCTTGTTAAAGGGACGCCGAACATTTAAGAATAACAATCCGGATAGTGCCAATACCGATTATGGGTATATTACTTTAGCGCCTGGAAAGAATAACTTTGAAGTTACTGGTGCAGATGACTTGGAAATTACATTTAGTTTCCCATTTATGTATCTTGGTTAGATGACCCAATCATTAGGACATTTGGCAGCAACTGTTAGTTTGGATATTGATCCGTTTAAAGCGGCTAATGGTGTTTTAAAAGCGCAAATTAAATCAACAGCCAATGCTTTGCGTGCGCAAGAAGCGGCACTGAAAGCATCCGGTGGAAGTATTAATAATATACGTGCTGCTTATGCGACTATGAGTCAACAAATGCGCAATTATAATGCGCAACTCCAGAATGCTAAGAAAGCAATGGATGATACTACCAGGAGCGAGCAGTCACGAACTAAGGCAGCAACCCAATATAATAAAACGTCTGCGCAAATTGAACAATTACGTGGACGAATGCAAGCTCTTAATCGTGATATTGAATTGCAGTCGAATAAGTGGACACAACTTGCTAATCGCACTCAACATTTTGGAAATGTGGCCACCAATGTTGGTTCTAAAATATCTGGTGTCGGTCGAGGGATGTCGACTTATTTAACAGCTCCAATTGCGGCAGGGTTAACATATTCCGCTAAGAAACTCGTTGACTTCCAAGATCAAATGACAAAGGTCAAGAACGTTATTCGAACTTCCGGAGAATCAGCTGCAGAAACGAATGCCGCATATAAAACGATGACTGCAGATGCCCGAAAGTATTCTGACGAGTACGGTGTTAGTCAGCAAAAGATTGCTGCCGGGTATCAAGATCTAGTAAAGCGTGGTTATACATCTAAAGCAGCAATTGGAGTAATGCGGAACGAACTTAAAGCATCTGTGGCCACTGGGGATGACTTTAATGATGTAATCAAAGTTGCTTCGCAGACAATGGAATCTTTTGGACTGGCTACTGATAAAGCAGGACGTCCAATCAAGAATGCTGCAGTCATGCAGCGTAGATCTACTAAAACATTAAATGAGTTAGCCTATGCTGCCGATGCCACATCAACTGATTTTCAATCACTTGGTGTGGGAATGTCATATGTTGGCTCAACTGCTCATCAAGCAGGTTTTAGTCTCTCGGAAACTGCTAGTGCAATGGGGATCTTGTCTAATAATGGTCTAGAAGCAGACAAAGCTGGTACTGGTCTACGAAAGGTTATCAATTCACTAATTACGCCAACCGCTAATGGTCAAAAAGCTTTAGCAAGTATTAATTTAAGTACTAAAGATTTTCTTACTAAGAGTGGAAAGTTAAAATCAATGTCGTCTATTTTTAAGACGTTAAATGACCATATGAAAGGCTTATCTGGTCACCAAAAGAATGATATTTTTCATGCGTTATTTGGAACAACTGGACAACAAGCTGGGGCAATTTTAACCGAAAACGCTAATCGGTTACGTGAACTTAATAAAGAAGTTCAAAACTCTGCCAAGCGGGATTATATCGGCGACTTGTCACAGAAAAACCTTCAATCTCCTAAAGCACAATTAGCAATCTTCAAGGAGTCTTTAACTAACGCTGGAATGGATATGGCTAAGTATGTTCTGCCAGCAGTGATTCCGTTAGTACAGAATATTTCCAAACTTGCTCATGGCTTCGGAGATTTATCACCGGCTGTTCAGAAGGCAATTGTAGCAACTACTTTATTCACTGCCGGAGCTGGCCCGTTGTTCTTAATTCTTGGTAAGTTGACGAGCGGTGCTGGTAAAACTGTCCTCACTTTTGGTAAGCTTGCCGCTGGTTTAGGCCGAGCCCAGACTGCAATGAAATTAGGAGCCAGTGGGTTAGACGTTATTGGCTCAGCTTTTTCAAAATCAACGTTTCAAGCTGCAAAGTTTGGAACAACCATGACTGGTGCAGGTGGTCGGGCGGTTCAAGCTGCTAACGGTGTTGGTGCTGCGACTGTCGCTTTACAAGGTACCGGTGTAGCTGCAGGTGAAGCAGGTGCTGCTACTGCTGCGGCTGGAGTATCTTTAGGAACAGTTGCCGCTGTTGCTGGAGTTGCTACTTTAGCCATTGCCGGCGGAATTACTGTTTGGGAGCTTTGGGGTAAGAAAGCTGTTGAATCATCACAACGAACGGATCGTTGGGGATCTGACGTGGGTGCAGCTGCTGATAAAGCTCTTGGAAAATTTAAGGATACTTCAACTGGTATTCAAGCAGCTCTAACCGATATGGATACTGCAACAAAAACTTCTACTAAAAGTATGGCAGATTCATTTGATCGCGAATTTAGTCAAATGGAATCAGATGCCCGGAAACATTTAGAAGGTGTTAAAAAGGCTGAGAAAGATATGTCTCCAGAAGTTGCTGCTGCAGTTGATCGGGAAGCACAGCATGAAAAAGATACGATGAATAAGATCCTTAGTAATGCTGATCAAGCCAGGACAAGAGCAAATACAATCCTACAGACTTCTAATAAGAATGTCGCTAGTTTAAGCGATACTCAACGAGTAATGTTGCAAAATAATCAGCAACAGATTGTTGATGATGAACTCAAAATGTGGAGCTTAACTGGTAATCAGCGTAAAAAAGCAATGGCAGCATTAAATAACGATGTTGCTAATATGTCTCATCGCCAACGTAATACAGCATTGGCCGATTTGCGTACTCAATCTGATAATATGCGTAATGAATATGCAAAACAGGAAAATAGTCTTAAGCGTCAATTAAAAGCTGGAACTATTAATCAAAATGAGTATGCGGCTGGTATGCGAGCTAATAAAAAAACTCTTCAAGACTATGTTGATAAGGCTTCTGCTGAATATATTCGGTTAGCACGTGCAAATGGGCAATCTACAAGTCGCATTAAAGAAGATATGCAAGCAGAAGGATTAAGTTATTCGGCTGGAATGAAACAACTGGATAAGCTGGCCAAAAATGCTGAAAAGAATTCTAAGAGTATTGCTGTTTCCCTTGACGGTCTCAAAGGTAAAACTAAGGATGCCGCTAAAATGTGGAATGACTTAGTTTTCGATCCCAAAACTGGTAAGGTTCGGACCAACGCCCAGGAGGAAGTTAACAAGGCTGTTAATTCCAAAGATCAATGGAACCAAATTAAACTTCTGAAAAAGGAAGGTAAGTTAAGTACCAATGCTCAACAAATGGTGGCAGCTGCATTAATCGAAAATGGTAAATGGGATAGCATGAGTTGGAAAGAGCAGAAAGCTTGGTTGAAAGACGGATTTAGTGAAACAATTGTTCAAGCTTTAGAGAAGTCGGGAAAATGGAATAATCTTGATCTTAAGACCAAAGAAGCAATTGTTAAGGCTAAAGGTAAGCAAGAAATGGCCGACATTCTGCTTGAATCCGGTGCATGGAATTCCTTGTCATTAAAACAACAGGAAGCAGTAATTACTAATAAGGCAACTAAGCCAATTTATGAAGCCTTGCAAAGTTCCGGACAGTGGAATAATTTAACCTTAAAACAACAGGAAGCGATTATTGACGCTAAAGGAACTCCACAATTAGTTGATGCATTAGTGCAGGCTAACCAATGGAATAATCTTACATTTAAGCAGCAGCAAGCATTAGTAACAACTAAAGGGACTGCTGATGTAATGGATGCTTTGAATAAGATCGGACGATGGAATCAATTATCGCCTAAACAACAAGAAGCCATTGTTAATGCCAAAGGTTCTGGCCAATTAGGGGAATTAATTTCAAAGTACAATCTTTGGAAAGGGATGCCAGCAAGTACAGTTAAGCAAATTGTTGCAGAAGATAGAGCCAGTGGAAACTTAAAGGCTGCTAATGATGCAATTCTTGCTTGGCAACGTGCTAACCCTGGCGCTCCTAAAAATGCTTTAGCCGTTGATAATGCTAGTGGACCATTTCGAAATGCTACTGGGAGTGTATTTAACTGGAATGGAACTGGTGCAAACTCAAAGTCAGCCAATGGGTTTGATAATGCTTCTGGTCCGTTTGGTTCTGCTACTGGTTCAGTCGGAAATTGGAATGGGACTGGCGCAAATACTAAAACTGCTAAGGCTAATGACCAAGCTACCAGTGTTATTAAAGGAGCTATTGACTGGATTAACAAATGGAATAGTACAAGCCCAATTGTTCAGACTATAAAGACTGTCCATGAGTTTGTTACTAAGCATCACGCTAAAGGTACTAACTATCACCCAGGTGGTCCGATGGTTGTTAATGATCAACCTGGACCGGTCTTTCGAGAAGCTGTTCAATTCCCGGGGGCAGAACCATTTATTCCGTTTGGTAGAAATGTTCTTTTAGATGCACCTCGTGGAACAAAAGTTGTTAAAGCTAGTGATACTGCTAAGATGTTTAAGCACTTACCACAATATGCTAATGGTACTGATGATGCCGTTTCTGTATTAACTAACTTTAAGCCTAATATGCAAAGTACCCAAGTTGTAAATAATTACAATAACGGTGGCCAAAGTAATAATGGGATGCAAAAAGAGATGTTAGATCGGATGGACCAGATGCTTAATCGCTTTGGGACAATGCTGGGCTTAAATGCAGCTCAACTTTCTGCAATTAAAGCCGGCGCCTTTGACAAGAACCAGTTTTATAGTATTGAAGGAACTGATCAAGCATTATTTGATAATCAACATCTTTAGATGATTGATGATTCAATCAAGAGTCTCACAGATTTCATTAAAAATAAAATGCGCGATGGATATAAATGGAATGAGGTCAGTAAGCTAACACTTTCAGATTTGAAATTAATGAATTACGTCTTTGAAGAAAAGCAGACAACCATTGATAAAGCATTCCCATTCTTATTCTAGATGCCATATAAATTAAAAGTAAAAACAGATGGCAAAGAAACAATCTATGAACGAAAAGAAGCCCCAATGCTTGAAAATCTATTAGATGCATTAAAGGTTCAACGTCAAGAAATAGTGATGTACTCTGATCCCAAAAAATTGCCAACAGATAAAGATAATGAACGATTATTAAGTTTACGGGCTGAGTTTGCTGCTAATTTTTGGAAGAATGGATTGACTAAAAAGGATGTTCTTTCAGGAGTTACGGCTATAGAAGGGTTAATTAGCATTGTTAATGCAATTAATGAAACTCTCGGTTCTCCTCTAAGTGAAGATGACTTAGAAGAGAAAAAGGATAACGAAAAGCCAAAAAAATAAATGGGAACACCAAATGCAAAAGTTGCTAAGTTTGGAGCCTCTAATTTTGAATACGGGGTACTAGACGAGAATGAAAAGATTAAAGATACCCGAAAGATGAGCGGGTTAAGTGAAGTTAAGCTGGAGCTGACTAACGAATTAAAGACGTTAGCAGCCGATGACGGCCCTTACTTGGTTCTTTCTGGTGGAATTACCGAAGCTAAGGAAACCATCAACCTTTATGATATTGATTCCATCATGAAGAAAGACTTGTATGGAATTGATATTCAGAACGGTACAGAAGTTTATACTAAGAATCTTGTACCAAATTATGTTGCTACTATGTTCCGGACAAAGCTTTCAAACGGGAAGCATTGTTGGGTTGGTTTAACCAAGGGGATGTTCTCCTTACCAGGTATTTCAATCAAGACTCAGGACGGTGCTCCAGACCCAGAAGCAGATGAAATTGAAGGTAATTTTGTTCCGCGTGGGGATGCGGATACTGGAACCATCCTTTTAATCGGTCGGGAAGATAATGAAGGATTTGATTTTGCTAAGTTCCATGCAATGGTCTTTGGGGAAGAAGCTCCAGTAACTGATCCAACCAGTACAAAAGATACTAAACCAGAAACTGTTGTTGATAAAGGGTAAATGAAAACTCCAGAGATGCAAGTAGCCGATTATCTAACGAATGATGAGCGCCTAGTCGCGATGATGGATAAGTTGCGACAAGATAAATTATCATATGTTCCAATTTTTACTAGTACGCCTGATGATCCATTTATTAAAGCGAGTTCAGCACCGTGGATTCGGATCACCCCTATACCTGGGGATGATGCAATCTATAGTGACGATGCTCGCTTTTTTGAATACCCACGTGTACAAGTTGATTTTTGGATTCGTGAAGAAAATGATGACCGGCTAATGGATGTTCAAGAACGAATATATGAAACCCTCCACAGTCATGGCTTTGAACGTTACTACAAGAATTCTTATCCGGATCCGGACTTGGATAATTGCATAATGGTCACAGCTAACTTTGAAGGGTTTGAAGAAAGGAATGATATTTAAATGGCAGTGACCGGTGAAGCAGAGTTGATTGCTAACTTAACTAAACTTGAAAAGACGGAAGAAAAGAAGGCACGAAAAGCAACGCGTGATGGTGCTAAAGTCTTTCAAGAGAAATTAAAAGAAGTTACTCCAGTTGCAAAAAGTGGCGATCACTCTAATATGACCCCTTTAGCCGAACATACCAAACACGGTAATTTGAAGACTAATGATGGTGATTACTCAATGGATGTTGGTTATGACAAAGAAAAAGGTTGGATTGCTCACTTTCCCAATGCGGGAACTTCTAAACAACATCCACAGCACTTTATTGAAAAAGCGCGGGCACAATCTAAAAAAGAGATACTTGCTAAATATATTGAGGACTTGAAAGTATGAGTGTGGGCAGAAGTTCCTAAGCTGTCAGTCCGTGAATTTGTCCAAAACAGTTCAAACGTGGGGTTCAGAAAAGAATCACCCACGTTTTTAATTGCCTTCAAAACTCTTAAGGAAATTCAATCGAATTGGTTAATTAACTGGCGAGGAAAATGGTATGAAATCACGGGAA
The genomic region above belongs to Limosilactobacillus reuteri and contains:
- a CDS encoding HK97-gp10 family putative phage morphogenesis protein; protein product: MAVTGEAELIANLTKLEKTEEKKARKATRDGAKVFQEKLKEVTPVAKSGDHSNMTPLAEHTKHGNLKTNDGDYSMDVGYDKEKGWIAHFPNAGTSKQHPQHFIEKARAQSKKEILAKYIEDLKV
- the gpG gene encoding phage tail assembly chaperone G; translated protein: MPYKLKVKTDGKETIYERKEAPMLENLLDALKVQRQEIVMYSDPKKLPTDKDNERLLSLRAEFAANFWKNGLTKKDVLSGVTAIEGLISIVNAINETLGSPLSEDDLEEKKDNEKPKK
- a CDS encoding phage tail tape measure protein, which translates into the protein MTQSLGHLAATVSLDIDPFKAANGVLKAQIKSTANALRAQEAALKASGGSINNIRAAYATMSQQMRNYNAQLQNAKKAMDDTTRSEQSRTKAATQYNKTSAQIEQLRGRMQALNRDIELQSNKWTQLANRTQHFGNVATNVGSKISGVGRGMSTYLTAPIAAGLTYSAKKLVDFQDQMTKVKNVIRTSGESAAETNAAYKTMTADARKYSDEYGVSQQKIAAGYQDLVKRGYTSKAAIGVMRNELKASVATGDDFNDVIKVASQTMESFGLATDKAGRPIKNAAVMQRRSTKTLNELAYAADATSTDFQSLGVGMSYVGSTAHQAGFSLSETASAMGILSNNGLEADKAGTGLRKVINSLITPTANGQKALASINLSTKDFLTKSGKLKSMSSIFKTLNDHMKGLSGHQKNDIFHALFGTTGQQAGAILTENANRLRELNKEVQNSAKRDYIGDLSQKNLQSPKAQLAIFKESLTNAGMDMAKYVLPAVIPLVQNISKLAHGFGDLSPAVQKAIVATTLFTAGAGPLFLILGKLTSGAGKTVLTFGKLAAGLGRAQTAMKLGASGLDVIGSAFSKSTFQAAKFGTTMTGAGGRAVQAANGVGAATVALQGTGVAAGEAGAATAAAGVSLGTVAAVAGVATLAIAGGITVWELWGKKAVESSQRTDRWGSDVGAAADKALGKFKDTSTGIQAALTDMDTATKTSTKSMADSFDREFSQMESDARKHLEGVKKAEKDMSPEVAAAVDREAQHEKDTMNKILSNADQARTRANTILQTSNKNVASLSDTQRVMLQNNQQQIVDDELKMWSLTGNQRKKAMAALNNDVANMSHRQRNTALADLRTQSDNMRNEYAKQENSLKRQLKAGTINQNEYAAGMRANKKTLQDYVDKASAEYIRLARANGQSTSRIKEDMQAEGLSYSAGMKQLDKLAKNAEKNSKSIAVSLDGLKGKTKDAAKMWNDLVFDPKTGKVRTNAQEEVNKAVNSKDQWNQIKLLKKEGKLSTNAQQMVAAALIENGKWDSMSWKEQKAWLKDGFSETIVQALEKSGKWNNLDLKTKEAIVKAKGKQEMADILLESGAWNSLSLKQQEAVITNKATKPIYEALQSSGQWNNLTLKQQEAIIDAKGTPQLVDALVQANQWNNLTFKQQQALVTTKGTADVMDALNKIGRWNQLSPKQQEAIVNAKGSGQLGELISKYNLWKGMPASTVKQIVAEDRASGNLKAANDAILAWQRANPGAPKNALAVDNASGPFRNATGSVFNWNGTGANSKSANGFDNASGPFGSATGSVGNWNGTGANTKTAKANDQATSVIKGAIDWINKWNSTSPIVQTIKTVHEFVTKHHAKGTNYHPGGPMVVNDQPGPVFREAVQFPGAEPFIPFGRNVLLDAPRGTKVVKASDTAKMFKHLPQYANGTDDAVSVLTNFKPNMQSTQVVNNYNNGGQSNNGMQKEMLDRMDQMLNRFGTMLGLNAAQLSAIKAGAFDKNQFYSIEGTDQALFDNQHL
- a CDS encoding major tail protein, which codes for MGTPNAKVAKFGASNFEYGVLDENEKIKDTRKMSGLSEVKLELTNELKTLAADDGPYLVLSGGITEAKETINLYDIDSIMKKDLYGIDIQNGTEVYTKNLVPNYVATMFRTKLSNGKHCWVGLTKGMFSLPGISIKTQDGAPDPEADEIEGNFVPRGDADTGTILLIGREDNEGFDFAKFHAMVFGEEAPVTDPTSTKDTKPETVVDKG